The Apteryx mantelli isolate bAptMan1 chromosome Z, bAptMan1.hap1, whole genome shotgun sequence genome has a segment encoding these proteins:
- the RIMOC1 gene encoding RAB7A-interacting MON1-CCZ1 complex subunit 1 isoform X2, with protein MAEAASAVSALRPRLAALGRRLAALKGAGGDDTFLVNGSATLEKLKDLCKEEKEKAYPSKLLQLYTQAVLDITYFEENQLVDEDFPEDYSLQKVKELICILSEPEDLVKECNINEECLNDGVHYLMKMLSFRCPLQLDEDVSFQDKDTARLLSEGIFSDTRLLAMMYSGEMCYWGLKHCGERKQKSLETTDPGSSRLQSAALDFREVGKNVLTKYVAVCEGPLKGQGWNTTSAKQMLCCFRKSHN; from the exons ATGGCGGAGGCGGCGAGCGCCGTGTCCGCGCTGCGGCCGAGGCTGGCGGCGCTGGGCCGGCGGCTGGCGGCGCTGAAGGGAGCGGGCGGCGACG ATACTTTCTTAGTAAACGGCTCTGCTACGCTGGAGAAATTGAAGGACCTctgtaaagaagagaaagaaaaagcatatcCTTCCAAGCTTTTGCAGCTTTATACACAG GCTGTCCTAGATATTACATATTTTGAGGAAAACCAGCTTGTGGATGAAGATTTTCCAGAAGATTATTCCTTACAAAAAGTTAAAGAACTTATTTGTATTCTTTCAGAACCTGAAGACCTAGTGAAAGAATGCAACATAAATGAAGAA TGTCTTAATGATGGAGTCCATTACTTGATGAAGATGCTTAGCTTTAGATGCCCTCTCCAGCTAGATGAAGATGTCTCATTTCAGGATAAAGACACAGCTAGATTACTCagtgaag GTATATTTAGTGATACCCGCTTACTGGCGATGATGTACAGTGGAGAAATGTGCTACTGGGGACTGAAACACTGtggagaaaggaagcaaaaaagccTTGAGACAACAGATCCAGGGTCTAGCAGATTGCAGAGTGCAGCACTGGATTTCCGAGAAGTGGGCAAAAATGTGTTAACAAAATACGTGGCAGTATGCGAAGGACCTTTAAAAGGACAAGGGTGGAACACAACAAGTGCAAAGCAAATGTTGTGTTGCTTCAGGAAATCCCACAACTGA
- the RIMOC1 gene encoding RAB7A-interacting MON1-CCZ1 complex subunit 1 isoform X1 codes for MAEAASAVSALRPRLAALGRRLAALKGAGGDDTFLVNGSATLEKLKDLCKEEKEKAYPSKLLQLYTQAVLDITYFEENQLVDEDFPEDYSLQKVKELICILSEPEDLVKECNINEEPTSILGTELFECLYWRKGALLYMYCHTVKERSEWLRENIGVFEKCLNDGVHYLMKMLSFRCPLQLDEDVSFQDKDTARLLSEGIFSDTRLLAMMYSGEMCYWGLKHCGERKQKSLETTDPGSSRLQSAALDFREVGKNVLTKYVAVCEGPLKGQGWNTTSAKQMLCCFRKSHN; via the exons ATGGCGGAGGCGGCGAGCGCCGTGTCCGCGCTGCGGCCGAGGCTGGCGGCGCTGGGCCGGCGGCTGGCGGCGCTGAAGGGAGCGGGCGGCGACG ATACTTTCTTAGTAAACGGCTCTGCTACGCTGGAGAAATTGAAGGACCTctgtaaagaagagaaagaaaaagcatatcCTTCCAAGCTTTTGCAGCTTTATACACAG GCTGTCCTAGATATTACATATTTTGAGGAAAACCAGCTTGTGGATGAAGATTTTCCAGAAGATTATTCCTTACAAAAAGTTAAAGAACTTATTTGTATTCTTTCAGAACCTGAAGACCTAGTGAAAGAATGCAACATAAATGAAGAA CCCACCAGCATCCTTGGCACAGAGTTATTTGAATGTCTTTACTGGAGAAAAGGAGCCCTGCTTTACATGTATTGTCACACTGTAAAAGAAAGGAGTGAATGGCTAAGGGAGAATATCGGCGTATTTGAAAAG TGTCTTAATGATGGAGTCCATTACTTGATGAAGATGCTTAGCTTTAGATGCCCTCTCCAGCTAGATGAAGATGTCTCATTTCAGGATAAAGACACAGCTAGATTACTCagtgaag GTATATTTAGTGATACCCGCTTACTGGCGATGATGTACAGTGGAGAAATGTGCTACTGGGGACTGAAACACTGtggagaaaggaagcaaaaaagccTTGAGACAACAGATCCAGGGTCTAGCAGATTGCAGAGTGCAGCACTGGATTTCCGAGAAGTGGGCAAAAATGTGTTAACAAAATACGTGGCAGTATGCGAAGGACCTTTAAAAGGACAAGGGTGGAACACAACAAGTGCAAAGCAAATGTTGTGTTGCTTCAGGAAATCCCACAACTGA
- the FBXO4 gene encoding F-box only protein 4, producing MAEGGRLEAAVRGRLRGLRERWARGARERGGGGGGSAGAEAAPGPGGGGEAAEEASALQALPIDVQLRIMSLLSPRDLCRLGCTGSYWRAAVRDPLLWRRFLLRDLPSWAAVDWKSLPSAEVLKQVLSEAGGSALCDYMAVYKKSCPQSRRSLKSSRPRYGAVTSFLQSLVTQAEPRFAMFGPGLEELDDSLVQKMMTCPEILLVAGLPQRRIHGIGSGVSFQFNNNQKFNILTLYSTTSVERRRARAEQAVVVNKMFYQDNSTVGNQQAVHYNVIAQVKKVCEVVDGFIYVANAEAHKKHDREEELAHILAMIDPALGPQNRPLLVLSCVSHVGVKRFPCVYMAHQLQLNLLHQPWMVQDTVAATLDGLLSGLEWLLEEADCKNPQ from the exons ATGGCGGAGGGCGGCCGGCTGGAGGCCGCTGTGCGCGGCCGCCTGCGCGGCCTGCGGGAGCGCtgggcgcggggcgcccgcgagcgcggcggcggtggcggcggcagcgcgggcgcggaggcggcgcccggccccggcggcggcggggaggccgcggaGGAAGCGAGCGCCCTGCAGGCGCTGCCG ATCGACGTGCAGCTGCGCATCATGTCGCTGCTGTCGCCGCGAGACCTGTGTCGCCTGGGCTGCACCGGCTCCTACTGGCGGGCGGCGGTGCGCGACCCGCTGCTCTGGAGGCGCTTTCTGCTGAGGGATCTCCCGTCGTGGGCGGCGGTGGACTGGAAGTCGCTCCCGAGCGCGGAGGTCCTTAAGCAAGTCCTTTCCGAAGCCGGCGGCAGCGCGCTGTGCGACTACATGGCGGT ATATAAAAAAAGCTGTCCTCAGAGTAGAAGAAGTCTGAAATCAAGCCGTCCGCGGTATGGGGCTGTGACATCCTTTTTGCAATCACTGGTCACTCAGGCAGAACCTCGCTTTGCTATGTTTGGGCCAGGGTTGGAAGAGCTGGATGACTCTTTAGTGCAAAAGATGATGACTTGCCCAGAAATTCTACTAGTGGCTGGCCTACCTCAAAGACGAATTCATG GAATTGGATCAGGAGTCAGTTTTCAGTTCAATAACAATCAAAAATTCAATATTCTGACATTGTATTCAACCACCAG tgtggaaaggaggagagcaagggcagagcaagctgTTGTTGTGAATAAGATGTTCTACCAAGACAACAGTACAGTGGGGAATCAGCAAGCTGTGCACTACAATGTAATAGCTCAAGTTAAAAAGGTGTGCGAAGTAGTTGATGGATTCATCTATGTTGCTAATGCAGAAGCTCATAAAA AGCATGATCGTGAAGAGGAACTGGCCCATATTTTGGCAATGATTGATCCTGCTCTTGGGCCTCAAAACAGACCTCTGCTGGTTTTATCTTGTGTCTCTCATGTTGGTGTGAAAAGATTTCCTTGTGTTTACATGGCACATCAGTTGCAACTGAATCTGTTACATCAGCCCTGGATG GTGCAGGACACTGTAGCGGCTACTTTAGATGGACTGCTAAGTGGACTTGAGTGGCTCTTGGAAGAAGCAGATTGTAAAAATCCACAGTAA